Proteins encoded within one genomic window of Episyrphus balteatus chromosome 1, idEpiBalt1.1, whole genome shotgun sequence:
- the LOC129921170 gene encoding voltage-dependent anion-selective channel: MAPPSYSDLGKQARDVFGKGYHFGLWKLDCKTKTSSGIEFNTSGHSNQDSGKVFGSLETKYKISDYGLTLTEKWNTDNTLFTEVAMQDQGAKGLKISFEGTFAPQSGNKNGKFKVAYGQENVKVDSDVNVDLAGPLVNAAAVFGYQGWLAGYQTAFDTQKSKITTNNFALGYTTNDFVLHTAVNDGQEFSGSVFQKCSDKLDCGVQLSWTSGSNATKFGLGAKYQLDKDAAVRAKVNNNSQVGLGYQQKLRDGITLTLSTLIDGKNFNAGGHKIGVALELEA; the protein is encoded by the exons aTGGCTCCTCCATCATACTCAGATCTTGGCAAACAAGCCCGCGATGTCTTCGGCAAGGGTTATCATTTTGGCTTGTGGAAATTGGACTGCAAGACCAAGACATCATCTGGTATTGAATTCAACACATCCGGTCACTCAAATCAGGATTCTGGAAAAGTTTTCGGTTCCCTGGAAACCAAGTACAAAATCAGTGATTATGGTTTAACATTGACCGAGAAATGGAACACAGACAACACCTTGTTCACTGAGGTTGCCATGCAAGATCAAGGCGCAAAGGGATTGAAAATCTCTTTCGAAGGTACCTTTGCTCCACAATCTGG CAACAAGAACGGCAAATTCAAGGTCGCCTATGGCCAAGAGAATGTCAAGGTTGATTCCGATGTCAACGTTGACTTGGCTGGTCCATTGGTTAATGCTGCTGCCGTATTCGGCTACCAGGGATGGTTGGCTGGTTACCAAACCGCCTTCGATACCCAAAAATCAAAGATCACCACCAACAACTTTGCCTTGGGCTACACCACCAACGATTTTGTCCTCCACACAGctgt GAACGATGGCCAAGAATTCAGTGGCTCAGTGTTCCAGAAGTGCTCCGACAAATTGGACTGCGGTGTACAATTGTCCTGGACTTCGGGCTCCAACGCCACCAAATTCGGTCTCGGCGCTAAATACCAATTGGACAAGGATGCCGCCGTCCGCGCCAAGGTTAACAACAATAGCCAAGTTGGTCTCGGCTACCAACAAAAACTTCGTGATGGCATCACTCTTACTCTTTCCACTTTGATCGATGGCAAGAACTTTAATGCTGGCGGTCACAAGATCGGTGTTGCTCTAGAGTTGGAAGCCTAA